From a single Brassica oleracea var. oleracea cultivar TO1000 chromosome C5, BOL, whole genome shotgun sequence genomic region:
- the LOC106293508 gene encoding uncharacterized protein LOC106293508 isoform X2, whose protein sequence is MFQNRNWEFSISPPSAISRNRSQMDSSSTPNRVSFDNNKDVEDEEEQELATPDSRGKRKEYPTANGANKAPRILPPRSKIWNHYTRTKDKRDKCICHYCKKNFCCKTKSGTKNLLKHISICKQFYSYSDGQSSTQQVIDEEGNVMSAKVSEETFKEATNEMMVIGELPLCWVESVAWKHFYEIRQTCVKEDLNKRDCKDVLAEEGCYEKVV, encoded by the exons ATGTTTCAAAACCGAAATTGGGAATTCTCTATATCTCCACCATCTGCGATTTCTCGAAATCGCTCTCAG ATGGATTCTTCATCAACTCCAAACCGAGTTTCGTTTGACAACAACAAAGACGTAGAGGACGAAGAAGAACAAGAATTGGCTACTCCAGATAGTAGAGGCAAACGTAAAGAATATCCTACAGCCAATGGAGCCAATAAAGCTCCCAGGATTCTTCCTCCAAGGTCCAAAATCTGGAACCATTACACAAGGACGAAGGATAAGCGTGACAAATGTATCTGTCATTACTGCAAGAAGAATTTTTGTTGTAAAACAAAATCGGGAACTAAAAACTTGCTGAAGCATATCAGCATATGCAAACAGTTCTACTCGTATTCAGATGGCCAAAGTTCAACTCAGCAAGTCATAGATGAAGAAGGGAATGTGATGTCTGCAAAAGTCAGTGAAGAAACTTTCAAAGAAGCAACGAATGAGATGATGGTGATAGGGGAGTTACCATTATGTTGGGTAGAAAGTGTGGCTTGGAAACACTTCT ATGAAATTAGACAAACCTGTGTCAAGGAGGACCTCAACAAGAGAGATTGTAAAGATGTACTTGCAGAGGAAGGCTGCTATGAAAAAGTGGTTTGA
- the LOC106293508 gene encoding uncharacterized protein LOC106293508 isoform X1, whose amino-acid sequence MFQNRNWEFSISPPSAISRNRSQLSQMDSSSTPNRVSFDNNKDVEDEEEQELATPDSRGKRKEYPTANGANKAPRILPPRSKIWNHYTRTKDKRDKCICHYCKKNFCCKTKSGTKNLLKHISICKQFYSYSDGQSSTQQVIDEEGNVMSAKVSEETFKEATNEMMVIGELPLCWVESVAWKHFYEIRQTCVKEDLNKRDCKDVLAEEGCYEKVV is encoded by the exons ATGTTTCAAAACCGAAATTGGGAATTCTCTATATCTCCACCATCTGCGATTTCTCGAAATCGCTCTCAG CTGTCACAGATGGATTCTTCATCAACTCCAAACCGAGTTTCGTTTGACAACAACAAAGACGTAGAGGACGAAGAAGAACAAGAATTGGCTACTCCAGATAGTAGAGGCAAACGTAAAGAATATCCTACAGCCAATGGAGCCAATAAAGCTCCCAGGATTCTTCCTCCAAGGTCCAAAATCTGGAACCATTACACAAGGACGAAGGATAAGCGTGACAAATGTATCTGTCATTACTGCAAGAAGAATTTTTGTTGTAAAACAAAATCGGGAACTAAAAACTTGCTGAAGCATATCAGCATATGCAAACAGTTCTACTCGTATTCAGATGGCCAAAGTTCAACTCAGCAAGTCATAGATGAAGAAGGGAATGTGATGTCTGCAAAAGTCAGTGAAGAAACTTTCAAAGAAGCAACGAATGAGATGATGGTGATAGGGGAGTTACCATTATGTTGGGTAGAAAGTGTGGCTTGGAAACACTTCT ATGAAATTAGACAAACCTGTGTCAAGGAGGACCTCAACAAGAGAGATTGTAAAGATGTACTTGCAGAGGAAGGCTGCTATGAAAAAGTGGTTTGA